One segment of Nostoc flagelliforme CCNUN1 DNA contains the following:
- a CDS encoding IS66 family transposase — translation MHQGLPIVHTLVCDDAPQFKLLTDNLALCWVHEGRHYKKLTPFVACHQEILDDFLTEFWDYYRELLAYRGSPNQKKKLELQSKFGEIFGTETGYKQLDERKRLTAAKVSELLLVLEYPELPLHNNPAELAARTMVQRRNISYATQTSQGTKAWDIFMSLVATTRKLGISFFEYMQDRISHKSKIPSLGTIIRYKCFSQHQPLSCLEELLCMSG, via the coding sequence TTGCATCAAGGTCTTCCAATAGTACATACTCTCGTATGCGATGATGCTCCTCAATTTAAACTATTAACTGATAATTTAGCTTTGTGCTGGGTGCATGAAGGGCGACACTATAAAAAATTGACTCCGTTTGTTGCTTGCCACCAGGAGATTTTAGACGACTTCCTTACGGAGTTTTGGGATTACTACCGAGAACTACTTGCTTATAGAGGTTCTCCAAACCAAAAGAAAAAACTTGAGCTTCAGTCAAAATTTGGGGAAATTTTTGGTACTGAAACTGGTTATAAGCAGTTGGATGAACGAAAACGATTAACAGCAGCAAAAGTATCTGAATTGCTATTGGTTTTAGAATATCCTGAACTACCTTTACACAATAACCCAGCGGAACTAGCTGCTAGAACTATGGTGCAGCGACGCAACATTAGTTATGCAACTCAAACAAGTCAAGGTACTAAAGCTTGGGACATTTTTATGTCTCTTGTGGCGACTACTCGGAAATTAGGTATCAGCTTTTTTGAGTATATGCAAGACCGTATTTCTCACAAAAGTAAGATACCGTCTTTGGGAACTATTATTAGATATAAATGTTTTTCTCAGCATCAGCCTCTGTCATGCCTTGAAGAATTACTTTGTATGTCAGGATAA